The sequence AAGGGACACGCGTGCCAATCTCAGCTAAAAAACCGCCAATCCCCGGTCCAATTATGAAGCCCGTGCTAATCGCCGCAGACATATAGCCCAGTGCCTTTGACCTTGTAGTAGTCGTTGTAATATCTGCTATAAACGCTGTCACCGCCGGCATGATGAACGCCGCACTCACCCCGCCAAGCATACGCGAGACAAATAGCACTTCGACCGTTTTCCCAACACCAAATAAAAACTCTGAAAATCCAAAGATAAACAAACCAAGGACAATCATAATTTTCCGCCCATATTTATCTGCCCATCGACCTGCAAATGGTGAGAAGATAAGCTGGGTAATTGCAAATGCCGCCACCATATAGCCGACAACCGAACCAGAAATGCTCAGCTCGTTCATAATCGTTGGCAGCACAGGGATGACAAGTCCAATGCCAAGAAATGCAATAAATAAATTCATCAGTAAAATAGCCAAGACGCCTTTTTGATTGTTCATACAAATTTCTCCTCTAGCTGCTAGTGTTTGTCTATCATATTGTATATCCTTACATATTGAGCTTCACATTGTCTATTTATTGAAGCTATTTTTTTATTTGATTTAAAAAATCCTCCAATCTATTTACAGACTGGAGAATCCGTTTAATTACACTATGTTTTTCTTCCTCGAAGGAACCATATTAAATAAAATATTCAACGCAATCGCCGTTACACTTCCCGCGACGATGCCGTTGCTCGTTAAAATCTTGAGACCTGAAGGAAATTCTGCGAACAGCTCAGGTGCAACTGTTACACCTAGTCCGAGTCCAATTGAACAAGCAATAATCATGGAATTATCCTGAGAATCACCGATCACTTTACTTAACATTTTAATACCTTGGGAAACAACCATTCCAAACATGGCAAGCATCGCCCCGCCTAGAACAGCGACTGGAATAATGGTTGTCAGCGCAGCAATTTTAGGAACAAATCCCATTGTAATAAGCATGATACCCGTAATTAAAATGATTTTGCGTGATCTGACACCTGACATTTGCAGCAAGCCGACATTTTGCGAGAACGTTGTATAAGGAAAGGCATTGAAAATCCCACCGAGCAAGACGGCAATTCCTTCTGCACGATACCCTTTTTCAAGATCTTCCTTCTTAATATCTCGTTCACAAATATCGCCGAGTGCAAAGTACACACCTGTTGATTCGACCAATGAAACCATAGCGACTAAAATCATCGTCACGATGGCCGACCACTCGAACGTCGGTAGACCGAAGTAAAATGGCTCCACCATATGAATATATGATGCCTCCCAAACAGCTGTGAAATCTACCATCTCCATAAATGTCGCAGCGACCGTCCCTGCAACTAACCCTAGTAAAATGGAAATCGCACGCATGAAGCCCGTAGAAAATTTATAGACCAGAATGATAAATAGCAATGTTCCGAATGATAATGACACATTGGCCATCGAGCCGAAATCACTCGCTCCCTGTCCACCGCCCATATTATTAATCGCAACAGGAATCAATGTAATTCCAATAATCGTTACGACAGACCCCGTGACGACAGGAGGAAAAAAGCGCACAAGCATACCGAAAAATCGGCTAATGACAATAACGAACACTCCTGACACAATGATAGCCCCGTAAATCGCAGAAATTCCAAATTCGCCACCAATCGCAATCATCGGACCGACCGCTGTAAACGAACAGCCTAAAACGACCGGCAACCCAATGCCAAAGAAACGGTTATTCATAATTTGTAAAATCGTTGCAACTCCACACATTAAAATATCGATAGAGACAAGATACGTCAATTGAGTAGAGGTGAGGCCAAGTGCATCACCTACAATCAAGGGAACGAGGACTGCCCCCGCGTACATCGCTAACACATGCTGGAGACCTAATGCCGTGGCCTTAATGGGACTATTCACTGAAGATTATCCTCCTCAGCAAACGTCACTTGCCCGTTTTCAAGAGAAGCCACAATCGCCAATGACTCCACACGAATACCGCGTTTGCGTAGTAGATCTCCGCCCGGCTGGAAGCCCTTCTCGATAACAATGCCAACACCTGCCAGCTTTGAGCCTGCTTGCTCAACGATATCGAGTAAGCCCAGTGCTGCTTGTCCATTCGCAAGGAAATCGTCAATCAGTAAAACTGTATCTTCGCTTGTAATGAAATCCTTCGAAACAGAAATATCATTCGTTTCCTTCTTTGTAAATGAATGAACGCTTGCCGTATATAAATGGTCGATTAGAGTCAGTGACTTCCGTTTACGTGCAAAAACGACTGGAACGCCTAAAATTAGACCTGCCATCATAGATGGGGCAATACCAGACGATTCAATTGTTAAAATTTTAGTGATGCCTGCATCTTTGAATCGTGCTGCAAACTCCTCACCAATGGCTTGCATAAGTGGTGGGTCAATTTGATGATTCAAAAACGTATCCACTTTTAATACTTGATCCGATAATACTTTCCCATCTTGTACAATTTTGTCTTGTAGCAACTTCATGATATAATTCCTCCCTGTTGTTTTCACAGTCATTAGAGTAATGGTATAAAAAATAAGCCCTATGACCGTGCATCCATTCACACTACGAGTGGAGCAATGTCATTCGAGCTTATTTACCGAATGGGAAAGAACAGGAGTTAGACTCCCGTCAATCCGTTGCTGCCCATAGTCGATTTGTTTACGGCAAATCGGTAGAAACTCGCAGGCCATATCCCTGCTATTATATGAGTGAATATTATTAGAATGTGATTAGTATAGCATGTTTCAATGCTAGCAAAAATTAAAAAATGATTCCTTCAATTCAATAAATAAGCATGTGGGAATGAGTATGTTAGTATGAACAAGATAACTACATTTTGGAGGCCTTATTTTGACTACTCAACATACAACTAGAAAGTTAACATTCAAACGCAATACTTGGCTTCTACTAATAGGGGTTGTATTCATCGCAATGACCCTTCGCTCACCCTTAACAGTTGTAGGCCCTATTATTTCTTCTATCAGGGATAGCCTGGGAATTTCAAATGTCTTGGCAGGATTCTTAACAACGATTCCCTTGCTGGCTTTTGCCATTATTTCACCATTTGCACCGAAGCTAGCACGACGCTTCGGAATGGAGCTCACCCTATTCGGTTCACTTATTTTATTGACAGCTGGGATTATCATCCGCTCGCTAGGCACAATCCCCACTTTACTCATCGGAACGTTTCTACTTGGACTTGCCATCGCCTTTGGGAATGTACTATTGCCAAGTTTGATAAAACTGAGCTTTCCGTTACAAATCGGGCTGATGACGGGTATTTATTCGGTATCCATGAATCTATCAGCTTCTATTGCAGTCGGTGTCAGTGTGCCACTCGCTCAAACGACATTTGGTTGGCAAGGCGCATTAGGCATGTGGTCGATATTAGCATTCATCGCTTTGTTGGTTTGGCTACCGCAATTAAAAAATAAACGCTTAGCAGCTGCGCCCGAAGTAAGTGTGGCAAAGAAAACAATTCCTTTATGGCGCTCTCCTCTTGCCTGGAGTGTCACCTTGTTTATGGGCTTCCAATCTCTGCTCTTTTATACGACTTCGGCCTGGTTACCTGAAGTATTAAAAGCACAAGGCATTAGCGCAGATAACGCGGGCTGGCTTGTCTCTCTTTTACAATTTTCTCAGCTACCGATTACGTTCATTATTCCAATCATTGCCGGGAAAGTGAAAGATCAGCGCATGATTGTCGTAGGTGTTACCGCTTTGTATATCATTGGGTACGGTGGTGTGCTAGTAGGCATCACTTCTCTCACTGCATTATGGATGATTATGATTGGCTTGGCGGGCGGTGCGGCATTCGGGCTAGCGATGATGTTCTTCACATTGCGCACGCGAACACCACAAGAAGCCGCTAATTTGTCAGGCATGGCCCAGTCTTTTGGCTATGCACTCGCTGCTGTCGGACCTGTATTATTTGGCTTATTACATGACTTTACAGCTGGCTGGACAGTCCCTATGTTTATTCTCATCTTCGCTTCCGTGATTGTCTTGTTGTCGGGTATGTCTGCGGGAAAAAATGTATTTATTATTCCGGAGGAGAGGGAATAAAAGTACTTCTAGGCATACACAAAGGCATCTGGTTACGAAACAACTTAAAGTTGTTTCGAACTAGATGCCTTTTTCTATTGGATCCAGATAGTTAAATGCTGTCAACTCAATTTTTAGTGCTTTCCCTTTTTTCTATATCTATATAGTAGAATAACAGCTAAAAGAGTTATTACAGCAACCCCACCTATCCATATAGTCATAACTGAACTCGTATTCTGGTTATCAATAATACCGATATCGCTTTCACTACTAGGTTTCTCGGACGTTGATTTCAGAATATCCTCATAGAAAATCTGATTCTTAGTATTTCTATTTTGAACTTTCCCATCAGAAAACTGAATCATACCATTAGGTCCCCCTACAGGTATCAGAAACGTAGCAGAATCACTTTTTTCTGAAAATAATAGAAACTTCCCACCCTCATTTTGAAATTCATCAGCCCAGCCAACATCGAATCCATCAATACCGACAGTTATTTTGCTAGGTACCTCTCCCCTATACACATTTTCAACATTGAACGTGAATCCAGCAAAAATAAAATCACTAGGCACCGCTTTGCCCGTAAAGTCATATGTTCCACTGACTACAACTTCAGCGCGTTCACTAACTTCTTCGGGATCCATTTCAACCCAACTTGTAGCAGAAACATTTGTAACGACCATCATTGATAAAAAGATAGTTGCCGTGAACAACGCGCACAGTAATTTCCTCATTTTGGCACCTCCTTTAATAAATTAGACGGACATCAAATAAGAAGGTTACAAGTCGAGAAGGAATAGACAACAGGAAACAGGGCTATCCAGAAAGTCAGTTTCCACTAACTTTTTGGACAACCCTGGTTTCCACTCCTCAATAACCCTCTATTGGAAATTCATTGAACAACTGCGTAGTGTTACCATCATTTCGACACCTTTGGCTCATTAGACTGAACTAATTTTTATATTAGCTCAGCTTTTATTTATTTATTTATTATGGCTCAATAATTATTATTTATCTGTTCAAATTAATTAGTTACCCACCGCTCTTGATTTTCTGCAACGTATTTTCAACCGCTATTCATCTATTCCTCTTCCCAAAGCTGCATATACCTCTTTTGGGCGATGTTTAATACATAACTCAATCGATTATCTTCAACGGTTGCATAGCTTGTTCGTATTGCTTATGCCACTCTTGCCAGTCATCCACCCTGGAATGAATCGGCTTATTATCAAGCAATAACTCAATTACATTTAAACAAACATGCCACCCTGCCAAGTCTTTGATTGTTTGATCAGTAATCACACTAAAACTTTCTATAAAAATTAACAAACAACCCTCTTGCTCTGGCTGTAGCTCAAAACGAACGATGTCACCAAACCAATCAAATTCTAAAACCGAATGCACGGCGTACGCCAATATCTCAAGTTTTTCAAACTGGCCTTCTGACATATCAAACTGCATAAAGCCACCTTCACGAAGTTCTCCTACACGCAGCTCTTGAAACCACTTTTCCAATTTTGCATTATCCGTCAGCATCGCCCAAACTTCTTGCACGGAATGCTTAATATGACGTTCACTATAAGCAACGTAGCCTTGCTCATGCTGTTCAATAGTAGCAATCATGTTAGCCCTCCTATAATTGAACTTCCAAAACAATCGGACAATGATCACTGCCCATAATATGCGGATGAATAGTTGCATCTTTTAGTAAAGTTTCAAGTCGATTAGATACGATGAAATAATCAATCCGCCAGCCGATATTGCGCTCCCGTACTTTGTTCATATATGACCACCACGTGTAGGCATCCCCTTGAGTAGGATGGAAATGCCGGAACGTGTCGATAAAACCTTCTGCCAACAATGCCGTCATTTTACCCCGTTCTTCATCAGTAAAGCCTGAATTCCCAATATTCGATTTGACATTTCGAATATCAATCTCTTCATGAGCGACATTCAAATCACCACATAAGATGACCGGCTTATGCTGATCAAGCTTTTTCAAATATGCCCGCATATTCTCTTCCCACTCTAAGCGCAAAGGTAATCGCGCCAAGTCTCGTTGGGCGTTTGGTACGTAGACATTTACTAAGTAAAATTGCTCAAATTCTAATGTCAAAATCCGTCCTTCGTCTTCCGTGTCGGCATCACCTACGCCATATTTTACAGATAACGGTTGTTTTTTTGTAAACACAGCCGTCCCTGAATAGCCTTTTTTGATGGCATAATTCCAATACTGATAATAACCATCCAATTCCAAATCGATTTGCCCTTCCTGCAATTTTGTCTCCTGCACACAAAAAACATCCGCATTGACTTCATTAAAATAATCCAAAAAACCTTTACGTACGCAGGCTCGCAGGCCATTCACATTCCATGATATTAACTTCAATTTAGTTTGGCTCCTTCTCTTTCCACTAGCTACAGATTAACAAATAATTAGATGTCAGACAAATTATCTCGAAGAAAAAATAAAAATAGATTGTAAAAAGGGCTGCCTGTGATATATATTGGAACTTATGATTTTTTTAAGTACATTCAAAAATCGTAGCTTTAATTCAATGCATCATAAAAAATAGAAGAGGTGTAGAATGATGAAAACATATCTGTATCCTTTGTTGGTCATTATAGCCGCTAGTAGCTACGGTGTCGTTTCAACCATCATAAAATTGGCTATGAATAGTGGATTTTCAGCTGCTGAAGCCGTTACGAGTCAATTCTTTTTTGGTTTTTGTATCGCCGTTTGTCTTTTCATCCTGACAAACAGAACAAAATTAAGTTTTAAAGGCATTAAACCTCTTATCTTCGCCGGGGTTCTTACAGGCTTGACGAATATTGTCTACGGGCATTCTTTGAACTATTTACCAGCTTCTTTGGCTGTTGTTCTACTGTTTCAATTTACGTGGATAGGCGTAGTAATTTCTTGTCTATCAAAACGCCAATTTCCAAGCCGAATTGAATCAATTTCTTTACTCATATTGATTATTGGAACGATACCCGCCGCCGGTTTAATAGACGTTGATGTTTCCCAAATCCCTTTACAAGGATGGTTTTGGGGGCTGGCAGCAGCTCTTTGTTATTCCCTATTTTTATTTGCTAACGGTAGAGCGACTACCAATATGACGACTACGAATCGTTTAGTGCTAGTTTCTTTCTTTGCATTTATGATGTCTGTTGCTTTTCAATCTCCAGAAGTCATTTGGAATGGAACTTTATTTAACGAAGGGCTTTGGGTTTATGGTTTGCTATTAGGATTGTTTGGGATGATTATTCCCGTTTTTTTATTCACAATTGCAGTACCCAAAGTCGGATTGGGTATGTCCTCGATACTGAGTTCGATTGAATTACCAATTGCGGTAATGGTTTCAGTCATATTGTTAAGTGAAACTGTTTCTACACTACAAATTGTAGGTATCGTCATCATTATTCTTGGCATGAGCTTACCAATCCTGCTCAATCGAAACCGATTGTCAGCTAAAAAGAAAATCGCATAGCATTTCAATAAAAAAAGTAAAGAAATGCCTCATCCAGTAAATAAAATGGATGAGGTATTTTGTGTTTAGGATGGACTTTTGAGTTGAATAATATTTAAAATGCCAATTTAAAACATTGACAATTGAATATGAAAGCGTATACTAAACTTATGTTTGAATCGTAAACAAATATAATAAATTTTCTTACAACTAATGTAAACGCTTACCAGGAGGGGTTAACTTGAATTTCATTTTCTTACTAACAGGAGTTTTGTTTGTTTTCGGTATCGCCTTTTTAGTTAGCAATGATCGGAAAAGAATAAAATATAAACGTATTCTGATTATGCTAGCTGTACAAATACTATTGGTATACACCATGATGAATACAAATGTAGGGCTTATTGCGATTACCAAAGTGGGCTTGTTTTTTGAAAAGCTCCTAGCGATTGCCGATACAGGTGTTCAATTTGTATTTGGCGGCATGGTAAATGAAGGCGCCACAACATTTTTCTTTGTCGCATTATTACCTCTTGTTTTCATGGCAGTGTTAATCGGCATACTGAATTACATAAAAGTTCTACCGTTCATCATAAAATATTTGGGGTTATTGTTAAGTAAAGTAACAGGAATGGGTAAACTGGAAAGCTATTTTGCGGTGTCAACGTCTGTACTTGGGCAGCCAGAGGTATTCTTAACAATCTCCAAGCAAATTCCATTTCTTTCTCAGCAAAGACTGTACACCATTTGTACGTCAGCCATGAGTGCAATCAGTATGGCGATGGTAGGCGCTTATATGACGATGATTGAGCCGAAATTTGTTGTAACGGCTGTCGTGCTCAATATATTTAGTGCACTTATCGTTGCTAACATTATTAACCCATATGATGTAGACGAAAAAGAGGATTTAGTGCAAATTGAAGAGAATGAACGGGTCCCTTTCTTCCAAATGATTGGCGACAGTATCATGGATGGATTTAAAATTGTCATTGTCGTTGCTGCTATGCTATTAGGATTTATCGCCTTAATGGAATTGATTAACGTGATTTTCCAAAGCGTATTTCATATTTCCTTCCAAACAATTATTGGTCATATTTTTGCACCTATTGCCTTCTTGATGGGGGTTCCGTGGGCAGAGGCTGTACAAGCAGGTGGCATTATGGCTACAAAACTGATTACGAATGAATTTGTTGCGATGTTGAAATTTGGTACAATTTCAAGTGAGCTTTCCGACAAAACGATTGCCATTGTTTCCGTCTATTTAGTCAGCTTTGCAAACTTCGGAACGATAGGTATTGTGTCTGGCTCCATCAAATCAATTAGTGAAAAACAAGGTAATTACGTATCAAAATTTGCTTTGAAGCTGTTATTAGGGGCAACGCTCGCTTCTGTTATTTCAGGGACAATCATGGGGATGATTATTTAACATAGGCGCATCTAAAACGCCGGTAAGCAAAGGCTTGCCGGCATTATTATTATATTATAGTACTGTCCTATTTTTGATATATCTCAAGGAACTAGGTTGTACTTCATACTCTTATACCGTTCCTCTTTCAATCAACTTTACCGCTATTTCCTTATTTGATATATCCTTATTAATTGTCTGAAGAAAAAGGTTTTCACCCATTTCTACAACTGGTATTTCTATCGTAGTGATATTCATCATCTTTGCTATAGGTTGATTGTCAAAACCACAGATAGCCAGATCGTTTGGTATTGAAATTTGCTGCTGTTGACAGCAGATTACGATACCAGCTGCAACTTGATCACCTGTTACTAGCAATGCTGTGGGAGGTGTAGCCATATTTTTCACTTGTTCGATGATTTTTTCTCCATCCTCAAAATAGAAGCACTCTGCAATAATATATTCTGGGTTATAGGGTAAACTATATTTTTCATGAAACCTTCTATAAGCCAGCTCCCTATTAAAACTACTTGATCCCGAGCTTCTGCCAATACAATAGCCAATTTTCCTATGACCTTTCTGATACAAATACTCTAATGCATTTAAAAAAATCTCATAGTGATTAACAAAGGTAGAGGAAATCTTTTGCCCTTTCACGTCCTCAGATAATACAATCGAACCAAATTGCTGATGTTCCTCTATTAGTTGCATATCGCAAGTTCTTGAACAAATAATCAGCCCATCAATTTGCTTTTCTTTTAGCATTTGCAATGCTTCTATTTCTTTTCTTTCCATGTAATCGGTTTGAAATAAGACCAGATAATAATTGTTGGCCAATGCTTGCTTGGCGATTCCCTTCAATAACAAAGCAAAATAAGAATGATCGGAAAATGGGAGAACAACACCTATAAGCTTCGTTTTCCCTCTACTCAAATGAACAGCATTGATATTTCTGTTGTAATTAGTGACTTTTATGGCCTTTAATACAGCATTCCTTTTTTCCTCACTCACATAGGGATGATTATTTAACACCCGGGAAACAGTTGTTACTGACACCTCAGCTATCTTTGCCAAATCTTTAATATTTGTCATCTCTTTTTTCACCCCGCCCCAATAAAAAATTATTATGATTCGCACACTTTCATTAGGAATAACTTTAGTCTAAGTTATGAAACGCCTTCCATATCAATTTAAAGCTTATTTTTAAAAGTTTTAATTTTTTCGCTTGCTCTGAAATGGGTTTCATAAATTATACTTTCATTATAGCTAAAGAGGGGTTATTTAGGTGATAATCCTCTTTATAAAAAAGTTGATCTGCTATTGGCGTTACGGTTAGTCCGGCGTGACGATAGCAGATCAACTTTTTTCTTTGCACCGGTGGTCAGGCACCTAAGCCTTTAACTCTTCAGTAAACTCCCTGACGCAATATTGAACAAAAAGGGACTCGGTTCTCCTACACTATACAACTGCAAATGATGCATAGCTCGCGTACAAGCCGTATAGAACAATCTACGCAGGCTTTCATCGCTGTATACTTGTGCCGATGCGTCATAAATGATAACAGCGTCGAATTCAATTCCTTTCGCTAAATACGCCGGTATCACGACGACGCCCTGCTCGTATTCAATGGAACCACTTTTCACCAATTTAATTTCTTCCTGATTACTTAGGGCATCGTATGCCGTAGCGCTCTCAGCGGCCGATTTACATATAATCGCAACCGTATTGTACCCCTGCCTCTGCAAGTCTGAAATGTTGGTAGCAATACTGTGATGTAATTCGAGCCGATTAGACACTTGCGTCAGAATAGGCTTAGCGCCATCACGTTCAAAAGCTGTAATTTGTTCACCGTTAGGCACGAGTCCACGTGTAAATTCAACAATTGGTTTTGTCGATCTGTAGCTACGGGTCAAGGTGATTGCTTCCGTTTTGTCTGGTCCATATAAGCCAGTAAGTGTGTTGAAATCGGCTGCCTCGCTAGCATGCGCAAATATCGCCTGATTAAAGTCACCTAGCACAGTCATCTTTGCCGCTGGAAATAACCGCTTCAAAAACTCAAATTGGAAGGTAGAATAATCCTGTGCTTCATCTACCAGTACATGTTTGATGGAACTGTTCATCTGAAAACCTTGAATTAGCTCTTTCAACAGTAAAAATGGAGTAGCATCTTCATAAAACAACTTACCTTCATCAAGCATTTTTACGGACAACAGACAAATCTCTTTCCACTTCTCAGGCGTATCCCCCTCCATCCACGGCTTAATCTGCATCGAATCGGAGAAAAGCTGCTTGTATATCCCCTTCATGTCAATAAAGCGAAGCGCCTGAATCCGCTTGCGCAATGGTTTCAACTTCTTGCGAACAATTAATCGGCTAAGCACTTTAATCTCATCCTCATAATTGTCAAATTCCCCTTCCTTAAAGTTTCGTTTTTTCTTCAAGCGACTATGAACCCTTCGATAATCTTCATCACTAAGAAGCTCAATTTCTTCCTGCACCCATTGCTTAGTTAGTTCGCGTTTCTCTACTTCTTCAACTCGATCGTTCAGCCACTCTGTTAGCTTCTCAACCCTGTTATGAAAGCGAATCGAAGTCTCTTCACTATAAAAGTTTTCCGTCATTTGTTCAGCAGAGACGATCGATTTCCCCCTAAACTTAATTCCCCTAAAGATCATGCCGGATGATTCCAGCGACTGCCTGTATGATTGAATTGCCTCAAAAAAACGAGGCGACGCCTTGTATTGAATGCTCGCAACCCTAATTTCATAAGAAGGATCTTCCGAGGCGGTCAATACAAACTCTAATTGCTCATAAGCAGTCTCAACTTGAAATGCGTCACTTAGCCGATGATTCAAGTACTCCTGGAATGTGACCTGTTGCATATTCTCCTCTCCAAGCTCAGGCAACACCGTGGATACATAGCTGTTAAACATCGCGTTAGGCGAAAATAGTATGATTTGATCGGCCTTCAGTCTATCCCGATACTTGTAAAGTAAATAAGCTATCCGTTGAAGAGCAGCTGATGTTTTGCCACTGCCAGCTACTCCTTGAACAATAAGTAGACGCCCCTGGTCGTGCCGGATAATTCGATTTTGCTCCTGTTGAATGGTAGCCACTATGCTGTTCAAATGCTTGTCTGTGCCTTTGCCGAGTACTTGTTGTAAAATCTCATCCCCGATGGTGAGGCTCGTGTCGAACATAGATTCAATCATGCCGCCACTGATCATATATTGCCACTTCTTCTCCAACACCCCGTGGATCACTCCTCCAGGCGTCGTGTATTCAACCTGACCCGGCCCGTAATCATAGTAGACGCTCGAGATAGGCGCACGCCAGTCATAGATGAGGAAGTCCTCTCCGCTTTCATCCATGAGCGTTGAGACACCAATGTAAATGCGTTCCACGGTAGAAGTACCTTCTTCAAGCACATCGATCCGCCCAAAATAAGGTACCTGCTGCATGCGACGTAGCTCTGATAAGCGCTTGGAAGCTTGCCTGTGAGTACTTTCATTTACGGCTAACGTTTGACTCTGTTGCCTCAATCCAATAATCGTTTCCAGATAATCATCGAAAGTATCTGTATTCACCTTAACGTCATCCCAAAAATGTTTTCGGAAGTCAACCACTTCTTTACGACGACGCCCCGTTTCATCCTCCAGCTTGCCTATCTGCTCCGTGATGATTTCCATGACGCCGTCGACTCGCTCTTGTTCTTTTCTAATTTCCATATTCATACAAAACACTCCTTTAATAATATAAGGGTTGACTAAAAAGATTTCATAGTATATAATATAATTAGGTTAATTATATACTAATGCATTATAGTAGAGTTTCTATATTAATTTACCATAGTTTTTCATCTTTATCAATGTATTTCACGCAAACAAAAAGAAATCCTCGTTCTTCAATTGAAGAACGAGGATTTCTTTTTGTTTCACTTTTTATTTAATGCTACTGCGATTTGCGCGCCGATTACAGCATTATTTTTCACTAAAGCAATATTAGCGTCCAAGCTCGTACCATCTGTCAATTCCTTCACTTTACCAAGCATAAATGGTGTTACATCCTTACCAGCAATGCCGTTTGCATTCGCTTCGTCTAGTGCTGTTTTAATAATGCCATTGATGAAGC comes from Sporosarcina sp. FSL K6-3457 and encodes:
- the helD gene encoding RNA polymerase recycling motor HelD, producing the protein MNMEIRKEQERVDGVMEIITEQIGKLEDETGRRRKEVVDFRKHFWDDVKVNTDTFDDYLETIIGLRQQSQTLAVNESTHRQASKRLSELRRMQQVPYFGRIDVLEEGTSTVERIYIGVSTLMDESGEDFLIYDWRAPISSVYYDYGPGQVEYTTPGGVIHGVLEKKWQYMISGGMIESMFDTSLTIGDEILQQVLGKGTDKHLNSIVATIQQEQNRIIRHDQGRLLIVQGVAGSGKTSAALQRIAYLLYKYRDRLKADQIILFSPNAMFNSYVSTVLPELGEENMQQVTFQEYLNHRLSDAFQVETAYEQLEFVLTASEDPSYEIRVASIQYKASPRFFEAIQSYRQSLESSGMIFRGIKFRGKSIVSAEQMTENFYSEETSIRFHNRVEKLTEWLNDRVEEVEKRELTKQWVQEEIELLSDEDYRRVHSRLKKKRNFKEGEFDNYEDEIKVLSRLIVRKKLKPLRKRIQALRFIDMKGIYKQLFSDSMQIKPWMEGDTPEKWKEICLLSVKMLDEGKLFYEDATPFLLLKELIQGFQMNSSIKHVLVDEAQDYSTFQFEFLKRLFPAAKMTVLGDFNQAIFAHASEAADFNTLTGLYGPDKTEAITLTRSYRSTKPIVEFTRGLVPNGEQITAFERDGAKPILTQVSNRLELHHSIATNISDLQRQGYNTVAIICKSAAESATAYDALSNQEEIKLVKSGSIEYEQGVVVIPAYLAKGIEFDAVIIYDASAQVYSDESLRRLFYTACTRAMHHLQLYSVGEPSPFLFNIASGSLLKS